The genomic interval aaaaaaatttttttcatttgtatctaATAGCAGTACAATCTAAGACTGCCAACTGCTAATACTTTGCTTTACAATAAACTCTAGGTGGTATGTGATGTACACTACACATGAACTGTTCATACAAATTCATTAAAAGCCATTTAAGAGTAAATGGCTCACAACATTCATTTCCTTGGTGCAATTAAGGCTTGTGTTTGCACAGATTTCTCATTTTGTAAAACTGACAGTTTCCATCAATATGAATTTTACAACTTAAGGCAGTAATTCAActtgaaaaatagaattttctataCAAACATTATATTAAGTTATAAAATTTGTAAGATGCAACCTAGCAAATAAGGtccatttttaatgttattttttaaataggaaagaatACAAATAAGGGTTCCATCTCATTTAAAGAAAGCTGGATAGACAGATATGCTTTATTCTTTAAATCTTATTAGAACCCAGCAACAAAAGTTTCATCTAAATTTCTGAACACATTCGTAGCTATCTACCTGCTCACTACTTGATATACAAAACTGATTACTTAGATTCTATATTCCTTACTATTCCAACTGGGAACCAAAACAGATTCAGTCAGGGAAGGATTCTTAAACACAAATATAAACTTACAAACATGTgcaagtgctttaaaaaaatagtgtcatAAGATTTCTTTAAGCAAACTATTAGAATATAAAAGACAACTTATACCCATATTTTCCAAATCTGTGGTGTGATAACAGTGTACGATGTGACAGGGCTCACCTGCTTCCAAGCACCCAGCCAGCCCACTGATTCCTGCCAAGAAGGTGCAGTAGAGCAGCAGAGCAACAACTGTGGTGGGCTGCAGCTGTGGAACCTGCCATGCCTGTGCAGGCCTGAAGCAGGGATGGGCAGTGCTGCAGGTGAGCCAAGGTGCACCAACCAGGGTTCTGATCAGCCCAGTACAGACACTTGCTCCATGCAGCACTGCAGCTCCAgatacccctcccccaccaagcATGCACAATTCACTGACTTCAATCTCCCACTTCCtaagaagtggggaaaaaaacGTAAGGTGAACCTGAATGGGATTCAGGTCTAACCAACAAcattagtacttttccaaaccctaattagcataattGTGGACCAATAGTGTTGACCTCAGTGCTGTATAAATCCCTAGACTAGCAGACTCAAGACAGCAACGCTTGTCAACTCCTCTCATCCTTCGGGAGTTGTTTCTCTTTGCACGCTTGAGTAAATCCTACTCTTAAACTCACTTATCCTGGTCcctgaatttcattctttgaattctcaAAACCAGaaccaagaaagaagaaattggtggtgagctgctggggtctgctgcaacacTGGAGGGCACAGTCGACCATTAAGAGTGTGTCTCAGCTGCAGACACCAGCAGCTTGTGCAGACTTTACCTGCCAGCAGAAACAGAATCaaagtttcatctcaaaactaCAGTTTCAATGTTATTTTTGGAATCATTATGTAAGAGAGTCACCTTGGATTATCAATCCAGAGGACAACACCACAAACAGAAGACTGTGACAGTAAAAGGTTCCAGTTACAGAGTGAAAAACCCTGAGGCACACAGTTCTCAGCACCTGATGACAACACTATTTTATTACCTTCACTTACTAATAACCCTTTTGGTTGAACAGGACAGATACTTACCTACTGCTCAATCCCACCTCCAGCTaccccaatttaaaaatgcaggtgaacctatgatttttttttttttaaatgagactgAAATACAAAAAATTCCTGAAGATTAAAAGCTAATGGTAGGGACTGGGGccgaggttgtagctcagtggcagaatgcttgccttgcacatgtgaggcactgggttcaatattcagcaatacataaaaataaataaacaaaataaagatatattaaaaaaaaaaaaagctaatggaAGCTGaggcggtggcacacgcctgtcctCCGAGTaatcaagaagctgaggcaggaagatcacgagttcaaagacagcctcagcaacttagtgaagccctaagcaactcagcaagatactgtctctaagtaaaaattaaaaataaagaaaaaaaaaggactgaggatgtggctcagtgggtaaataccccctgggttcaatccctggtaccaaaaagaaaaaaaaaaagctaagagtAGCTGAAATTGTTAATCAGAAGAGGTCAGCAGAAGATTAAAATGGCCTATTTCATTGAATTTAAGATGCCATTATTCATAAGGCAGATtaacaaatgaaatacaaatgctAATTGATCTGACACATTATTAACATACCTGAACTTCAGCAACTTCAAAATGAAccaataagccaaaataaaacttattgTGTCCATGTGCACAGAGGACCCAGAGAGCTTTCCTGCTAACCAAATCCCAGTCAGCAGTAATCATTTTAGAAACAATGCTGGCCACTTGAAAATTTCAGTGCTACTGTCTGCCACACAAAGGTAACATGATTTAGCTAAGTGCCACAATAAAAAACACATCTTAGATATTTAACTTCACTTTCATCTTCTCTGTCACCCCCAAATAATTAGCTCAGAAGTATATTGAGGGCAACCAGACTTTAATTTACTGTaatttctaaaaagagaaaaattaaaataacacgAATATTCCATCTATCTTCATTGTGCTCTAGTATTAAAAGACCAAGAAAACCAATTAAAATGTACTGTTTGGCCATGCatggtgccacacacctgtaatccaagcaactcccaaggctgaggcaggaggattataaattctaGGCAAGCTTCAGgaacttagagaaaccctgtcttaaaaaagggctgaggatataggtcagtggtaaagctcccttaGATTCAATACCCAGTCTGCCCTGCCCACCTCAAAAAAGTACTGTTGATCTAAATTCACATTGCTAGGAAATATAGCAGAAGTGAATTTTCTATGATTGATTAGTTTCACACTCTCCAAGGAAATCTGATGCTACCTGCATGTTTGAATTCACATTATACATTCTCATGGCTCCCTATGTGCTTCCCCTACTCAGTCATCAGTAGAACTACTGCATGAATGATTGagtaaatgaaaagaatgaatgaacataCCCATTCCATACTTGACCAAAGATGAAGCTGCACCTCAAGGAATAATTTACAATCTCAAGAGAGTCTCAAATTTTAGAACAGCTAACTTCCAAGGTAACTGTTTCCCAGTTCCCAGTTCACTCATTAGCCCTTAGACTTGTAAGTAAATTCTACTGTGTATTCTTATGTATGGAATAGTTCATTAAGTTTTTCTATAAATGAAACCTACTACAAAAGACAGAGGGAAATCCCTAACACAACACAAACAATTTGCTCTGTAAATAAAAACTCTTTACGATATATCTCCCAACAAGATTAAGTTAGTAAGTACATAACTCTAGCAACTTGTCTTTATAGAAATTTAAACTGACTAACCTCCAGCAGCAGCAAGCACTATTCTTGGCCCCTTATAATGTGTGGTTATATAATCCACTAAATCCTTACGATTTATAGATCTGTAAGTGAGGAAaagcaattttaaaggaaataaaaaacacagaTCTTATAACATTAATATACTTGAAATCAAATTAAACTGAACCCTACTATTCTAAGAGTTACAAGCAATCAGATATAGGATATAGGCAACAAGTATCAAAAACTTCAACTTTATATCAACAAAGACCCATATGACACCATTGTTTATTCCAGAAGTAGTTATGAGCCCAGACACTTAGGAGTTGTGTGATGTTAAGTGTAgctgtatgattccattcatattatcagaaaaaaaaacattattgaaacatatttcttgaaagtttgattttaaaaatatgggaatTACACCTACTTGATATTTTCAGTTGGTCCCAAAATTGTCCGTCCAAGTGCAGTATTTTGATAAGCTGTAGCATGAAGATAATCAAACACAACTTCTTGTAAATTGGTTTCAACTTCTTGCATCTCTCTAAGGATTACTCCACGTTCACGTTCAATCTCTGCTTCTCCCAGTgtgctattttgtattatatcagCAAGAATTTCTACAgctaattgaaattaaaatgtaagtaGAAATGCTAAGAATCTAATTTTTGTTAAGATCTCAAACCAATATCAGAAACCATGACAATGACCATCATTTTGATATTAACTAAATGATTAAcctgagaagaaaaaaacttcCATATATTCAATATACCTAAAAGGACtgtattaaaattaatgtaaaatataaaccGCTGTAGTACTGaagattttgggggggggggggaatcctcAATTTGCCACCATTTtgtaatgacttttttaaaagctCTTGGAAATCTGTACATTAATACAGATTGTTCTCTATGAAAATTACAAAGTAGAAAATTATCTGTGTAAGACCAAAAACATGTAGGTATATACAGAAGCATTCATatcatccaatttttttttaatttcctagagCAATAAGGCTGCTATATAAAGAAGCAAAGAATCACCATAGTCTAAAATATGCCTCCAATGAGTCACTTACAAAATTGTGTCCTCTTAAACCCCAATTTGCTAAAAAGCCAAAGTAATTTTACAAAACCATATACctctcaaaaaatgttttaaatctaaTTCATGTTTGTTGTAAtcacaatataaattttattaaatataaacatcttcagatttattttttgccCTTACAGTAAACTTTTGTTCCCTATTTTAAGTTTACTTGCCTCTGAACCAATTATATTCAAATACCAAGAACATAACAAAACAAAGTGTTAATGTAAGATGGGATTGAGCTCATAACCAAAaggaaaacatcaataaaattacttttaaaaattatcaaactgccgtgtggtggcacacgcctgtaatcccagtggctcaggaggctgaggcaggaggatcaagagtttaaagtcagcctcagcaaaagcaaggcactgagcaactcagtgagaccctgtctctaaataaaatacaaaataggactggggatgtggctcagtggtcaaatgccctgagttcaaaccctggtaacCCTCCAAAAAAATTATCACTGAAAGCAAATAAAACCCATCTGTCCAGACGGATGATAAGATAAGTAGGGAAGAGCTCACAGACATATGGGAGCCGAATTCCTTTGTGAAGATTCTCTTGGGGTTAAGTGATCTAGAGGgactgcctagcatgcatgaggctctgggttcaatgcctaccattaaggggaaaaaaaaaagatcctcctTTATGTGGGAATGGTAGTCTAGCCTGACAGGTTTCTAAATAATAGGAAATGAGAGTTCCTATTCctagtatttataattttaatctaaatattttttcattctaatgTATCTTTAATATTGCATATTAGAATAGAAGTACATgtatttaacataaatatataataaatacataacaaaGCTGCATGACAAAATTTCATATTGACAAGAAGATGGATGatcataaaaattttcaaacatctaATTATTACCTCATACACCAGCTTCCTCTAGCTCCGGGGATAAAAATCTCAAGCAAATTCCCCAAATAGGAGATGCTTCAGAGCATACCTCCACTTCAGATTGTCAAGgagcacccccccaccccacattaTTCCACATCCAATGGCAGGGGCTCTGTTCTTCTCAAAGATTGgctaattttttcatatttctggggGTTATTCTTTATGACACACATAAAAACTGGAGAAAGTTATTTTTGAACCCCCATGAAAATTACATTATCTGCAATATAAATAATACCTCTTGGCAAATCTTTAGAGAATGCTTTGGCATAATATACAGTCTGCTCTCTGGAGGTGTAGGCATTGAGATGAGCACCCATATTTTCAATCTCCAGTTCCAGGTCTAACTGCGATCTTTTTTTGGTacccttgaaataaaaaaataaaaacaaattattcctTTATCCTTCATCTACTCCAAGCACTTCAGAAAATGAGCATGGACaggctggatttgtggctcagcagtagagctgagaacagtttccttccttccttctgacaaatgttttcagtttaggtttctcacacgtgcgagaccctgggttcgatcctcagcacaacataaaaataaataaataaaggtataaaaaattatttaaaaaaggagaaaatgaacatGGAGGACAAAGGCATCTCAGTTTCTTACAGGGACAAATTTGGTTTCTAAAATAGATTAGGCTTCAAAAATGATATTCATTCCAATAACCCTTGCATccgaagaaaaaatttatttcagttttacaaaACAATTATCAGTAATCATTGCAGATATTGctctagataaaaataaaacatgccatACTATTGAAGTGTAGTGCTTGCCTTTAAAGCATGAAAATTTGCACTTACTGCCTTTTTAAAGAGAACACATTTTTGTAAAGTAAGTCTATAACTTGCCTTGAAAGCCATATGCTCCAGAAAGTGAGCTGTTccattattcttttcattttcataccGACTTCCAGCATCAATCCAGAGCCCAACCTTAAGCAATCAAAGAACAACTAAGTAAAACAATCACTTCTTCCAGGAGCGGAGAGAAcagtctccttccttcttctgacAAATGTTTTTCAGTTTAGCATTAAGGTTTTCTTCACCTGAGTAAACTGAGACATTCATTCCTATGAAGTGAGACTTAAATTTTATGACCATCAGGCTAGTGTTAGTTGCTACAAGTTCTACCTATTAGCTTCAGTAAGGACCCAGATTAGTCTAACTCACTACTACTGCCAATTAATAATTGTGGTATAAAGGACATGGGGAAGGAGGtgttaggatgtagctcagtgggagagtactTGACTAGCAGACACAAGATCCTtccatcaccacaaaaaaatatataaaaaaaaaaaatcagggattaTCAGAAAGCTCAGGTTGAAATCGATGTATTAGCTGCATGACAAAaccatttaacctctctgaaccagCTTCCTCAACTATAATACAAGTGGGATGATATCTACtgcaaagaaatgttttaaaaatcaaataagcaaaatatatgcaaaaaaaaatcacatagagtTGCCCAAAAATATACCTCTTTCATTATCATCAATACAAGTAATGAAATCATCAACAATATAAGTAATGCAATAGTCTACAAGAAACatatacaaacaataaaacaggATATGCATGCACCTGGTATAGAATAACTGAAGAAAAGTTCACACATCAGAGAAACTTAGCAAAGCAGAATAACAACCActgtttgggtttgtttgtttgttttttttaactacagCCAACTGCAAAGTTGAAGGTTAAATGTTTGCTCTTCCCTAAATGACACATGACTCAAGAGAAGGTTGCCTTGAGTCACTTACTGTGCATGTTGAGAGCCCAGAGTCTTCAGAGGCTACTCTGAGTCCGTTTTCCAAACATGTTACTCGTGTTTCAGGAACATTCAGAACAATTTGTGTAGCAGCCTGTGTACTTCTCAATCTGGTCCCTCCAAAATGCAATGACTGATTGGGGTAGAAGGAGGAAGACAGGGAAGCAAACCACATTACTATTCTGATATTAAATGTTGATTAGAACATCAAATCAATCTCTAACAGACTCTCTCTGTAAAATACTCCTTCCTGGGCTAAGGGTTTAACTAAGTTCTAGTAGAACACTGAAAATATAAGGAAGGCCTGGTTAGATCCcaagtactgaaaaaacaaaatctttcctCATTGACTTTGGTTCTACTGGAATCCATCCCTTTGCTGAGCCTAGAAACCTTCCTTAACCAATCACTGTCCTAAAGATAGCAACATGATTATAAACAAGCCCTTCCTTTAGAAAAGCTGAGTAGCTATTACCATTTCccagaaagaaacaaattttacttCAAAACTTCTCCTAGAAACATTTCGTTTTCTTTATGGAGAAAACAAGCAGAGGAAGAGGGGAAccaggaaaatatataaatacctaCTACAACACAGAAATGAGACTTAGATTGTCACTGCTGAAGAAAAGCAAAACGATTTGGAAAGGTAATGGAAGCACATAGGAGGAAGCTCAAATATTCCAACACACTCTCGATAAACCAGCTTGTTGACTATGAACTATTCACCTTTCAGccgtttttttccttttccctttctccacaacaaaaaaacacacatatacatattaaaGTCCCTTTGGAGAAAGCTAGAAACTCTCCCATTGGAAAatgtaaatacaatttttttacttTAGCTCGTGGGAAGCCAACTGATGATGGAGCTCAGTCTTAGGCTGAGGTTTTTCCCAACTGGCAAACACTCCCTTCTCGGTGGTCAGTAGGCACTCTTTACAGACTAGCTGCGGAAGATGCGACCGGGGTCATCCTACACCTCACTGACTGCTCACGTGGCGGGCAGTCGGCCCCGCCGGCCTTCGCGCCAGGTGTCCCGGGTCCCAGGGTCCCGGTGCCGGAGGCCGGACCTAACCCGCGGTCGCGATCCAGGGAGGTTGGGTCTGCTGCGCTAAGGCGCGGGCCGTCAcggccagcccccagcccccagcggGTCCATATCAGGGGAGGGATGCTCACCCTCCTGGCGGCGCCTGGAACTAGGAGCCTCTGGGTGAAACCCCACAACCGCCGCCTCGCTGCCGGTAACACCAAGGCTCGGGCCGCTACCGCCGCCGCCATCTCCGCTGCGGGCAATTGGGAGGGTGTGCTTCCGGGGTTGTGACCCAAGATGCCAGAACAGACGGTGGGCCCCACCTTGTGGCGGTGATGGGGATAACATTCCTTGTAGGGGTCATGGAAGGATTAATGGGACTAAATCTTGACAGGGTCCATTAATATAAAGCTAGGAATTTTGGCTATAAGTGTCTCCAATTGTCTAGAAAAGAAGATTCCTTTAGTAGTGCAGGtgcactaaggtaacttctgatCAGCAACTGACCCCTATGCGCATATTAACATGGCATTGACTTACAGATTAAGCCCCCTAAACAGGATGGCCACCATTACAGTTCCAGCCCTGGAGTGAAGCAACTAAGGTCAAAAACTCCACCTCCCAAGTGAAGGAGGAGTTAGACACTTGACTGGCGAAGAGTACAGAAGGTGGTCCCCAGTTCTGGTAAACTTTCCTTTCCAATTAATTTGTTAGTATTTATAATCAATATGGTAGAACATAAAACCTACAGAAATTAAGTGCACTAGAACTGAGTTAAGAAATCACAGTGCTTAACTGATACCAAAATGTCCTTATACCCCTAATAATACCCATTATTACTATTATACCCCCATATAACTGAATAAGACTTGATACTTGTCCTGTTCATTCCTGTAATcaagctcagaaaaaaaaagatttgataaTAAAAACACTTAATATATGTTTCTTTATACTTTGACATACTTTTATCCCCCCCTGTTCCTATAGAGCTTAAAGTTAAAGATTGACCATGGTGGTGGGGGTGTGGAaagtcaggagaaaaaaaatactagctGTGATTGTTTATTACAAAGAAGAGCCAAGAAATTGCTGGGAATCAGAACATTTTTAAGAACATCTGTAggataatcatttttttccttagagtgTTCCTAAGACTATTGATTATTTCACAGGTGGATGGagtaaagtaggaaaaaaatataaatatgcatattgaaattcagaaatttatgAAATTAAGAATGATGGTAGAGTCAGGGCCATGAAAAATTCTCTCCTccatcaaagaaatttaaaaaagaactcattaaaaatcagaattaacaTCTTCAAACCTCTGGAAATTAAAGATGTGCAGTAATCTGGGGAGaatttaattcaattaaaaaacagCTAAACTTATAAAAGTATAAAGGATAATGATTATGGGTACCAGAAGTTGGGGAGGGAGCTGGAGAGGGAAAAAGGAGATGTTGATCAAAGGTTGCAAGTTTTCATTTAGATAGGAGGAAAAGCTTAAGTGATCTATGGCATAGAATGTTGACTAGAATAATAAtgcattgtatatttcaaaattgctaaaggggtatatattaagtattttcactacaaaaaaatgatatgtgaagtgataaatttattaattagCCCAATTCAACCATTCCTCAttataaacatatttcaaaacacattGTGTCCCATcaacatatataattatttgtcaattaataattttaaaaacagctaaatcttggggctggggttgtggctcagcggtagagcactcgcctagcacatgcgaggccctgggtctgatcctcagtgccacataaaaataaataaaataaaggtatttaaaaagatgtaagcataatatttaaaaaaccagTAAGAAGATGCATTTTGtagcattttaattttctctatccTGCATCCTTTCCCCCAACTTCATGGTCACATTCCAAAACCATGGTGAAAATCATCAGTGTAGTATTCACCAAAGAGTATAGAAAATAGCACTGGAGTTCCCTCAAACCCTCAAATTTGGAGAGCTGAAATTATCCCACTCAAATCCAAAGCCTTTTTCTAGGAGTGTTAGTCAAAAAATATTCAGAGGCAATTGTTTAGCTTCATGACTGCCTGAGGTGGTGGATAGAATACAGGCAAATAGTAGTCTAACCAAAAAGCTTAAAGGGAAAAGCTAAGGCATGAAACATTTATGGAGGCTTTGAAAAGCTCACACCTATTCCTGGCTATCTAAAAGGCCATACACCCACAAAGGACTGTATGAAGTACCCCAGGTCTCATACTTTCCCAGGAAAGATTTGAGAAGACCCTTACACCCTTCCTGTGGCTGACCTTGGGACTCTGAgcaagcaaaaagcaaaaaaagctAAAGCATAGTTGTCAATCACCTGGCTGAGTTGAAGGTATGACACACACAAAGCTCCCCAACAAGACTATTGAGACTGGGACAAAAAAACTAATAGCTGATTatcacccaaaaaaaaaaaaaaaaaaggaaaaggatagaTAGTACCCCATCAACTGGTTGCTACCAGTTAGGGTAGCTAGCCCAAAAATCCATATGAGGCACATGTTTGAGTTCaagcaaagatttatttatttttaatgttttagctgtagatggacaataccttcctttatttatctttatgtggtgctgtgggttcgaacccaatgcctcacacctgctagatgagtgctctaccactgagccacaaccccagctcctcaagCAAAGATTTATTGACAAGAATATCTGCCAGGATACCATTCTGCAAGGCACAGCAGCCAGAGTCACTTGAATAgagatttttatatctttttttttttttttttaacaaggaacAAGAGCAAGCTGGAAATGACCTTGTATGCAACAAGTTAGAATTGACCTTGGGTGCAGGGGTTTGGCTAGCAACAGATTTTGTATTTAGGGACATTGGGGGGCAGTATGGG from Urocitellus parryii isolate mUroPar1 chromosome 3, mUroPar1.hap1, whole genome shotgun sequence carries:
- the Pmpcb gene encoding mitochondrial-processing peptidase subunit beta isoform X2, which encodes MAAAVAARALVLPAARRRLWGFTQRLLVPGAARRSLHFGGTRLRSTQAATQIVLNVPETRVTCLENGLRVASEDSGLSTCTVGLWIDAGSRYENEKNNGTAHFLEHMAFKGTKKRSQLDLELEIENMGAHLNAYTSREQTVYYAKAFSKDLPRAVEILADIIQNSTLGEAEIERERGVILREMQEVETNLQEVVFDYLHATAYQNTALGRTILGPTENIKSINRKDLVDYITTHYKGPRIVLAAAGGVSHDELLELAKFHFGDSLYAHKGEVPVLPPCKFTGSEIRVRDDKMPLAHLAIAVEAVGWAHPDTICLMVANTLIGNWDRSFGGGMNLSSKLAQLTCHGNLCHSFQSFNTSYTDTGLWGLYMVCEPATIADMLHVVQREWMRLCTSVTESEVARAKNLLKTNMLLQLDGSTPICEDIGRQMLCYNRRIPIPELEARIDAVNAKTVREVCTKYIYDKSPAIAAVGPIEQLPDFNQICSNMRWLRD
- the Pmpcb gene encoding mitochondrial-processing peptidase subunit beta isoform X3 is translated as MAAAVAARALVLPAARRRLWGFTQRLLVPGAARRSLHFGGTRLRSTQAATQIVLNVPETRVTCLENGLRVASEDSGLSTCTVGLWIDAGSRYENEKNNGTAHFLEHMAFKGTKKRSQLDLELEIENMGAHLNAYTSREQTVYYAKAFSKDLPRAVEILADIIQNSTLGEAEIERERGVILREMQEVETNLQEVVFDYLHATAYQNTALGRTILGPTENIKSINRKDLVDYITTHYKGPRIVLAAAGGVSHDELLELAKFHFGDSLYAHKGEVPVLPPCKFTGSEIRVRDDKMPLAHLAIAVEAVGWAHPDTICLMVANTLIGNWDRSFGGGMNLSSKLAQLTCHGNLCHSFQSFNTSYTDTGLWGLYMVCEPATIADMLHVVQREWMRLCTSVTESEVARAKNLLKTNMLLQLDGSTPICEDIGRQMLCYNRRIPIPELEARIDAVNAKTVREVCTKYIYDKSPAIAAVVLGMEPRVSSHILGEMRAY